One window from the genome of Haloprofundus halobius encodes:
- a CDS encoding DUF1918 domain-containing protein — MSFEKDDRVVFHDKHSEFDEEVGTVTQVMETMFGEATYTVSFEDGQETGVPADALEAADDDETEE; from the coding sequence ATGAGCTTCGAGAAAGACGACCGCGTCGTGTTCCACGACAAGCACAGCGAGTTCGACGAGGAAGTCGGCACCGTCACGCAGGTGATGGAGACGATGTTCGGCGAGGCGACGTACACGGTGAGCTTCGAGGACGGACAGGAGACCGGCGTTCCGGCCGACGCCCTGGAGGCCGCGGACGACGACGAGACCGAGGAGTAG